GTCTGTGCAGGCCCCTCTCCAGGGCTGGCAGCAGGGTGCCCAGCTGGCTCCAGATCTGGCAGCATCGCTGGCCAGGCCTGAGCACTGTGTGCTAGAGCACGGCCATTTCAGAGGAGTTGGGTGTAGTGTGGAATTTGGTTGTGCTTCTCGGCCACTTGGCTGAAAACAAGGGTCTCTTGGCAAAGGAGACTGTTTTGCATAAAGGTGTGTGTGCGGGTGTCCTACCCTCAGCCCTGCTCTCAACACCTGTGGACCGAGGCTGTTCACCTTTTCTTTTGTGTCCAGGGTCCCTTGGCATCCGGGTGGTGCTGTCTCAGAATGCCGTGTTTACCGAATGCAGATGCTCACAGATGACCAGGAATATGGAAATAGGGTTGtcagaagttttttaaaaaatgatgatcaACGTGTGTTTCAATATAAACGTCTATTGTTTCTGTCATTTCTGTTGGTGATGTGTGTTCCTTATTGCCATTTCTGCAGATTGTTgccaatatttataattaaagaaaatgctGAGTGTCAGTGAGAGGATGGTGAAAACAAAGAGGGAAGTTTTCTTCCCATTCAAGGTCATGGGCCTCTGAATTCAGTTCATGACCCTGGTGGTTAAGGACCCTGCTATTGCCCAACGACATCTACCCACCCAGGGGCAGTGGCTCCTAGAAGCACTTagaactcatttttatttttttgagacagtcttattatgtcaccctcggtagagtgccgtggcatcagagctcatagcaacctcaacctctttgacccaagtgattctcttgcagcAGCCTctctagtggctgggactacaggtgctcgccacaatgcccagctactttttttttttttctttttctgtttaacaggcctgggctgggtttgaccccaccagccctggtgcatgtggctggcgccctaacccctgagctacgggtgccgagccagcacTTAGAACTTAGATGCTGCAGTGATGGGCCACCACGGCATGTAGATCTGCCTAAATGTGAACTTTAGAAAATCTAGAATTagttttgaacatttaaaaattgggagCTTGCTCAGAAAAGTCCAAATTGCtagcttgttttttaaaaagcaaaattgctTTCCCCGTGGGAGTGACTGGACTAGGGTGTGGACACTGCTCCAGGGTACTGCCTGTCTCGGCACTGACAGCAGCCAGCTCTGTCCTTGCTCAGGGATGTTTGAACTTGTGATTCCAAGCTCCAGAGGGGGGACACAGTGGCCTCCACACTCTCCCACCTCCTGGCCTAAGGGCATGACCTGGGAGGCCAGAGGGCACCCTGGAGAGGTAGGGGACACCCAAAGCAGGGGTGCTGTGGGGTTTGGCCTGAGGGCGCCGACAGGGCTGCCTGTGGAGAGTACCAGGCAGTCCCCACTGGTAGGCATGTTCTTCATTCCACTTCTAAAATGTGTCCTCAGCATGAGTGTGTGCAGCTGGGGTCTTGTGGTTGGAAGATTTCGCTTGGACTTTGCTCTTGGGGATGATTAAGCCAAACCTGTCACCACCAGTAGCTTTTGCAAAGCTCCTCTCTGGCCCCACCCTGAGCGCTGGTGAGAAgtggtgtcctcctgccagggcCGGGGACGGTCGAGGTATGCCATGGCACCCCTTCTGCAGCTGCTTCCTCAGACCACGTCCCCGAGATGCTCGGACACCATGCCCAGAGCTGGGGCACCCCACAGGCTGGGGCTTCCCCAAGCTTTGTGGGTGTTGCACCTGTCCCAGGAACACCGGCTTTGGCCTGGTGTTGCTCCTCGGAAGGAGTATGTCTTCCAGATCTGAGTCCCAGGGGGTTGTGCTACAGCTGAGGTCAGAATTCCATCAGGAAGTTCTGGGTACCTTTTGAGGTAGCCTGGCCAGGAGCTGCATGGGGTGGTGAGGTGGCCTCCCAGGGTGTGTGGCCCTGAGGCAGACGTACTGCCTTTGGGGAGTTAACCTGGGTTGACAGGGTCAGGTGGCCGTGCTGTGACTGTCTGTAGAGACCTAACCCCTTTAATTCTATTTTCCAGTCATTGAGTTGGGGGTAGGGGGAGACTTTGTGTTTGTAGCCAGGACAGCAGCAGAGGTCCCAGTGCCCTGACCCAGCCTCCCTCTGGCCTTGTTGTGCccaactccccacccccacccccaacccctctGTGGGTGTGTGCCCAGGTGGGCCCATGAGGGTGGAGCTCTTGGGGACAGGGAGAGCAGCACACACGGTCCAGGCACCGCATGGTCATGTGCCCGGCGGCCCTGCTCCACACCAGCCCCAGAGGTTAAGATGACAGGTGCCTGTCGTCAGCCAGTTGACATTTAGCTAAGTCCCCAAAAGCTCATTTGACCTGGGAACAAGTTGCGAGCAGGCACCCAGCTTGTTCACAGACACCAGCTGGCTGCCTGAGCAGTGGGCTGGGCCAGGTCCATGCAGAGGGGGCTGCGGAGAGGATGCAGCTGCATTTCAGTCTGAGGCCTGATTCCCGGGTCAGCCTAACGAGTGGGGGCCTGGGTCTGCCACCTGTCTTCTCTGGATGTTGGAGTCCTGACCATGTCCATCTCCAGCACACCTGGGCTTCCCACTCCTTTGGGGGTGGTGGCTCTGGATCTGTCCCCAGATGAGAGATAACCCaagtctgtctttctctcttttctcaccAGGGCGGGAGCAGTTCCATGGCCTGGGCTCCATGTACTGCCGGGGTGCGGTCGCTGTCATCCTCACCTATGACGTGAGCCACCCACAGAGCCTGGCAGAGCTGGAGGACAGGTTCCTCGGCCTCACAGACACAGCCAGCAAGGACTGCCTCTTCGCCATTGTGGGGAACAAGGTGGACCTCACCGAGGAGGGGCCCCCGGAGAGCCGGGAGGAGGAAGGGTGCAGCCCCAGGCAGGCCGGTGGCAGCCGCACCTCCCCCAGGGTGCCCAAGCAGGTGCGACTGGAGGACGCCATGGCCTTTTATAAGAAGATCCTCAAGTATAGGACGCTGGATGAGAAGGACGTACCGGCCGCTGAGCAAATGTGCTTCGAGACCAGCGCCAAGACTGGGCACAATGTGGACCTCCTGTTTGAGACCCTGTTTGACATGGTCGTGCCTATGATCTTGCGGCAGAGAGCAGAGGGGCTGTCGCAGACTGTGGACATAAACAGTTATAAGCCACCCAAACGGACCAGATCTGGGTGTTGTGCCTGAGGTGCCAGGCTACCCTGACTTGAGGCCTGTGTGCGTGGGAAGGGTCTGACCAGGCGAGCTGTGGTCTGAAGCACACAAGGGCAGAGTACTGAAGAGCAGGTGACAGCTGGTTACAAGAGAAGCTCCATGTGGACAGAGCCTCCTCAGTCTCCTTTGGGAAACAAACTTGCATCCCCTGCAAACCCTGGGCAGCTAGACTCTCAGCTGCTGCCCACACGGGGCCTTCACAGTGATGTCCAGGGTGCCCTGCCTGGTGCCCCTGCCTGTCTTGGCCCTGGGCTGTTAGCACATGGAGTCATTTCCGTGTTTTTGTCACTCTCAAGTGTTGGTCTTCGCTGTGAGTTCTCTGGTCTTCCCACTTGGAGCTGTACCCTGACGCCTTACAGTAGTGATTCTCACCATGTTACTTTATACGAAATCAGGAAAACTCTTTTTATATTGATTGCAGCATCGTAGACTGTACATATTATTAAAGAGGATTTTGGGAAAAACTTTGGTGTCGACTGAACTAATTTGGGCTTGATTAGTGCCTCTGGGGGACCCCTGGCTGGGGGTGGCAGGGAGATAGTTGTGACCTTGGGATactttgcagggtttttttggccaggactgggtttgaacctgccacctcctgcatatggggccagcgccctactcctttgaaccacaggtgctgtccaaaTACTTCTTTCTATAAAAGCTACATCATATGCTTGAAGATTCCAGAATATTTAGATCGGTCCATCTGCCTCATTTTCTTGATGGCTAGAATTCCATTGACAGTGGCAAAGGGAGACACTCTGGCTATGTGGAAGGCTGCTCAGGCACCTTCCGAGTCTGCCGTGGGTGGAGGGGCAGCTGCTTCCAGTGAAGCTGGCCGTGAGCCAGGAGGcagcaatttttgttttcttggaaaCACAGCTGGCAGCAGGCAGGCTGGAGCTCAAGGTAGCAGGGGGCAGGGCGGTGGGCACCACCTGTTTCCTTTGGGGTACCCCAACTTTGTTGAAAGCCTGTGAGCTTTGGTTTCAGGGCTGCTCTGAGCCTAACTCCTCCGCTCATGTGATGTGAGCGTTTTCAGGTCGCAGGAGGAAAGGCTGACACTGTCCCTGCATGGCCTGTGGCTTCTCAGGCAAGGTGTCCTCCTGCCAAGGCAGGTCTCGAGGTCTAACTTTACTTCCCAACAGCCCAATGACAAGGGAAAGCAGATTGGGCTGATTGCTTTCCACTGATTCGGCTGAATTCGTCAGCATGGAGTTGAAGTTACGTTTATTTTCCATAAAGCACATCTGTGCTAGTGTTGCATCTGGGAAACGTTCTGGACATCTTTCTGCGGCCTACTGAGGGAGAAGTGTTGTTGGATTTATTTTGCAGGTCCTCCCTGAAGGCAGGTGGGCTGCATAGATTCCCACAGTCCATCCTTTGACTTGATTTACCATCTGTGCTGAGCGCCCTGCAGCCTATTTCCCTGACAGGTGACATGCTTGGGTGATGGCCCCCACAGGTGGTATGTTCCTCACCAACTTCACTTGAGCCGTTCACCCTGTATTTGTGGCCCTTAAAGTAAATGTCACGGAGGGTCCCCCAAGCAGTGGGCATTGCATTCTGTGCTGCACCAGTACCTTCCAGCTGCTCCTGCGGGTGCTGGCTCGAGGGGCTGACTGACTCAGCAGATGCCTATCAGTTGGCGACTGTCCCCAGCCCTGCCTGGAGCAGTAGCAGCAGGGACTTAGGGTGACAGTGCTGTCACAGGCCTCCCGGGCCCGTGTTCCGGGTTGTGTCCTATGTGGACTTAAATACCAGTGGGCTCCTTGCTGGTTGGCCTGGTGTCCCCTCACCTGGGAGCCAGGTCAGTTCTTGGGAAGCTGGGGGTGTCTCGCAGGTGACTCAACCTCTGGCAATGGTGCAGATTTCTCTGCAGGGTGGCCTGGAACATCCTCCTCCCCCTTGGTAGAGATAGAGCCACTCCAGGGACACAGAGACCTCCTGGCGGTCCTGGGATTAAAGTGCCCCGCCTGGTCTGGGAGCCTCTGGCTGCAGATTTCAGCGGGGCTCCAGAGTGTCCCC
The sequence above is a segment of the Nycticebus coucang isolate mNycCou1 chromosome 15, mNycCou1.pri, whole genome shotgun sequence genome. Coding sequences within it:
- the RAB20 gene encoding ras-related protein Rab-20 produces the protein MRKPDGKIVLLGDMNVGKTSLLQRYMERRFPDTVSTVGGAFYLKQWRSYNISIWDTAGREQFHGLGSMYCRGAVAVILTYDVSHPQSLAELEDRFLGLTDTASKDCLFAIVGNKVDLTEEGPPESREEEGCSPRQAGGSRTSPRVPKQVRLEDAMAFYKKILKYRTLDEKDVPAAEQMCFETSAKTGHNVDLLFETLFDMVVPMILRQRAEGLSQTVDINSYKPPKRTRSGCCA